A single region of the Streptomyces sp. ITFR-16 genome encodes:
- a CDS encoding NUDIX hydrolase: MALGGGTLVTSKAEVAVAAAIVARDARVLLVQRRVTEGDLSWQFPAGKIEPGERDCCRRRCQRGYAARAAGGVMVASCSTGVNRARRFWRRRWW; the protein is encoded by the coding sequence ATGGCTCTTGGAGGGGGAACCCTTGTGACCAGTAAGGCAGAAGTGGCGGTCGCTGCTGCCATCGTCGCTCGGGACGCGCGCGTTCTGCTCGTACAACGACGCGTTACGGAAGGCGACCTGTCATGGCAGTTCCCGGCGGGGAAGATTGAACCCGGTGAAAGGGACTGCTGCAGGCGTAGGTGCCAGCGGGGTTATGCAGCCAGGGCTGCGGGTGGGGTGATGGTGGCTTCGTGCTCGACGGGGGTCAATCGGGCCAGGCGTTTCTGGCGTCGGCGGTGGTGGTAG
- a CDS encoding FAD-dependent oxidoreductase, translated as MGDTLYDTDLIIIGGGPAGCAAARMAASVGMRSILVEPDRLCRNLYRIPALNNVLGGYTGGPELADAIVAELKGTELCRLELGRYVTELRADDAQVTATLDTGASLTASYAIVATGVGPLQPRDATWITARAGLPLPALWQANADDAQGRTLLVLGGDRPIGTFLRAHPTRDTRLLVAYPATDAYKIDEIREDPRVTLLPVDHLTLHGGEGAPLSAEAVGRDGTHRTITADAAFLSLGSAPAAPPGDLTRSTDGYCPPTDQHPRLIVAGDLRSARFQRIMTALGSGSEAALQAYYAARDLPIKG; from the coding sequence ATGGGCGACACGCTGTACGACACCGACCTGATCATCATCGGCGGCGGACCCGCCGGATGCGCTGCCGCACGCATGGCCGCCAGCGTCGGCATGCGCTCGATTCTGGTCGAGCCGGACCGGCTGTGCCGGAACCTGTACCGGATCCCGGCCTTGAACAACGTCCTCGGCGGCTACACCGGCGGCCCCGAGCTGGCCGACGCCATCGTCGCCGAGCTGAAGGGCACGGAGCTGTGCCGCCTTGAACTCGGTCGGTACGTCACCGAGCTTCGCGCTGACGACGCCCAGGTGACCGCCACGCTGGACACGGGCGCTTCCCTCACCGCCTCGTACGCCATCGTTGCCACGGGCGTCGGCCCTCTCCAACCCCGCGACGCGACTTGGATCACCGCCCGCGCCGGTCTGCCCCTGCCCGCGCTCTGGCAGGCCAACGCCGACGACGCCCAAGGCCGCACCCTCCTCGTACTCGGCGGCGACCGCCCGATCGGCACCTTCCTGCGCGCCCATCCGACCAGGGACACGCGCCTCCTCGTGGCGTACCCGGCGACCGACGCGTACAAGATCGACGAGATCCGCGAGGACCCACGGGTCACGCTGCTCCCCGTCGATCACCTGACGCTGCACGGTGGAGAAGGTGCCCCGCTGTCGGCCGAGGCAGTGGGAAGGGACGGTACCCACCGCACGATCACGGCGGACGCGGCCTTCCTCAGCCTGGGAAGCGCCCCCGCCGCCCCACCCGGAGACCTGACCCGCAGCACGGACGGATACTGTCCGCCCACCGACCAGCACCCCCGCCTCATCGTGGCCGGCGACCTCCGCTCCGCCCGCTTCCAACGGATCATGACTGCCCTGGGCTCCGGCAGCGAGGCGGCGCTGCAGGCGTACTACGCGGCCCGGGACCTGCCCATCAAGGGGTGA
- a CDS encoding isochorismatase family cysteine hydrolase: MDIGSAALVVIDMQNGFVNERSRHAVPAVSDLVAEWTGAGRPVIFTRYFNYPDSPYERFFQWHRLQEPPETDIVPDLAEAAARAHAVVDKTGYTLFTPQAAELVRGGGWTDLVFCGIATESCVLKSAADAFEHGHAPWIVTDACASDAGPDVHDAGLVVARRLIGTGQLVTTDHVVGQLTAYAGAPVLE, encoded by the coding sequence ATGGACATCGGCAGCGCTGCGCTGGTCGTGATTGACATGCAGAACGGCTTCGTGAACGAGCGAAGCCGTCACGCCGTGCCTGCGGTCTCCGATCTCGTCGCCGAGTGGACCGGCGCCGGCCGACCCGTGATCTTCACCCGGTACTTCAACTATCCGGACAGCCCGTACGAGCGCTTCTTCCAGTGGCACCGACTCCAGGAACCACCGGAGACCGACATCGTCCCCGATCTCGCGGAGGCGGCAGCCCGCGCGCACGCGGTCGTCGACAAGACCGGCTACACGCTCTTCACCCCCCAGGCAGCCGAACTGGTCCGTGGGGGCGGCTGGACCGACCTCGTCTTCTGCGGAATCGCTACTGAGAGCTGCGTCCTGAAGTCCGCGGCCGACGCCTTCGAACACGGCCACGCACCCTGGATCGTCACCGACGCCTGCGCCAGCGACGCCGGCCCCGACGTACACGACGCCGGACTCGTCGTCGCGCGCCGTCTGATCGGAACCGGCCAACTTGTCACCACCGACCACGTGGTCGGCCAACTCACCGCGTATGCAGGGGCCCCAGTGCTGGAATAG
- a CDS encoding transposase family protein: protein MIISNRRITGLAVGVIAELVEEISPLWQERHQARLTSRPRKRAVGTGAKHRLVFVDRLLATLVHLRHGVTHDVLACWFGVDRSTITRAVGEVRPLLAERGCTVSPDVRLRTLADVVDHLGASGTTGIIDGTEIRVRRPAAGRTDRDKFISGKNKQNAVKSMVVTDAEGRVLWCSPARPASCADITHARQLGLVKLLADGPAVEIPADAGYQGLGAQTGGRVMTPPHRKFKKNAPEWYEEMYERQRKAHSSRRIRVEHGIAHLKNWRALARHPGCREHMSDTVQAVAGLLSHQQTADLTSTRQR from the coding sequence GTGATCATCAGCAATCGGCGGATCACGGGCCTGGCTGTGGGAGTGATTGCTGAACTCGTCGAGGAGATCAGCCCGTTGTGGCAAGAGCGTCACCAGGCCCGGCTCACCTCCCGGCCGCGGAAGCGGGCCGTGGGCACCGGCGCAAAGCACCGGCTGGTGTTTGTCGATCGGCTGCTGGCCACGCTCGTCCATCTTCGTCACGGGGTCACCCACGACGTGCTGGCCTGCTGGTTCGGCGTGGACCGCTCCACCATCACCCGGGCCGTCGGCGAGGTGCGGCCCCTGCTCGCCGAGCGAGGCTGCACGGTCAGCCCCGACGTGCGGCTGCGAACTCTGGCCGACGTCGTCGACCACCTCGGCGCGAGCGGGACGACCGGCATCATCGACGGCACCGAGATCCGCGTCCGTCGGCCCGCCGCCGGACGGACGGACCGCGACAAGTTCATCTCCGGCAAGAACAAGCAGAACGCCGTCAAGTCCATGGTGGTCACGGACGCCGAAGGCCGCGTGCTGTGGTGCAGCCCAGCACGACCCGCAAGCTGCGCGGACATCACTCACGCCCGCCAGTTGGGGCTGGTCAAGCTCTTGGCCGACGGGCCCGCGGTCGAGATTCCCGCCGATGCTGGCTACCAGGGCCTTGGCGCGCAGACCGGCGGCCGGGTGATGACACCACCGCACCGCAAGTTCAAGAAGAACGCCCCGGAATGGTACGAGGAGATGTACGAACGCCAGCGCAAGGCACACTCCTCAAGGCGGATCCGAGTCGAGCACGGCATTGCCCATCTGAAGAATTGGCGTGCCCTGGCCCGCCACCCCGGCTGCCGCGAGCACATGAGCGACACCGTCCAAGCCGTCGCCGGCCTGCTGTCCCATCAGCAGACCGCGGACCTGACGTCGACACGCCAGAGGTGA
- a CDS encoding class IV adenylate cyclase yields the protein MAQHEYEAKFLRIDVDAVRDQLRAAGAERSFDKTMFTRLIFENDAVQGEQWLRLRDEGGKTTLTLKQVSDATHINGTTEIEIEVNDLERTAELLAALGLRQVRYQQNYREEWQLDGVAYDLDTWPGLPTFLEVEAGSEEAVRKAVSDLGLDYEQARFGSIDLIYKSELDRDILAEPTLLFA from the coding sequence TTGGCTCAGCACGAATACGAAGCGAAGTTCCTGCGGATCGACGTCGACGCCGTCCGAGACCAGCTGCGGGCTGCCGGCGCCGAGCGATCCTTCGACAAGACGATGTTCACCCGGCTCATCTTCGAGAACGATGCGGTCCAGGGCGAGCAGTGGCTGCGCCTGCGCGATGAGGGCGGCAAGACCACGCTGACCCTCAAGCAGGTTAGCGACGCCACCCACATCAACGGCACCACTGAGATCGAGATCGAGGTCAACGACCTGGAGCGCACTGCGGAACTCCTCGCAGCCCTTGGCCTTCGTCAGGTGCGGTACCAGCAGAACTACCGCGAGGAGTGGCAGCTCGACGGCGTCGCCTACGACCTCGACACCTGGCCCGGCCTCCCTACCTTCCTGGAGGTCGAAGCCGGCTCCGAGGAAGCTGTCCGCAAGGCTGTGTCCGATCTCGGCCTCGACTACGAACAGGCCCGCTTCGGCAGCATCGACCTCATCTACAAGAGCGAGCTGGACCGCGACATCCTCGCTGAACCCACTTTGCTCTTCGCCTGA
- a CDS encoding radical SAM protein produces the protein MTANDRKLIGRISMLAQGLKETPQLSSDNGGEPTLHSRLAQIITLARSAGYTTSVTSNGENGARSLPECARAGLDHANFSIFGTTSEELAQVQGDRYHSRQRATRKIKALEQSLRLATSLGIGVRANIVIPNHSHIPRVHRLLERYSPQVSVRVLTSLADGNASLDAVDVLLDQLDAEPEEVRLIAGTSGFRIGYRLPDGQRLVAKHIRPLRLPETCTRCPLNNNTTDCQEGYYGVRLYRDPEGVFHVGVCIQRMDLCLPVEEFVGSEICAEVRKAREQDLHELQALAA, from the coding sequence TTGACTGCAAACGACAGAAAACTAATTGGACGGATCTCAATGCTCGCGCAGGGATTGAAAGAGACACCGCAACTAAGCAGCGACAACGGCGGTGAGCCGACACTCCACTCCCGCCTTGCCCAGATCATCACCCTCGCCAGGAGCGCTGGTTACACGACCAGCGTCACCTCGAACGGCGAGAATGGCGCGCGGTCGCTACCCGAGTGCGCCCGGGCGGGACTCGACCACGCCAACTTCTCGATCTTCGGCACGACTTCCGAGGAACTCGCCCAGGTCCAGGGCGATCGGTACCACTCTCGACAGCGAGCCACCCGCAAGATCAAGGCACTGGAGCAGTCGCTACGTCTGGCAACCTCTCTCGGTATCGGCGTTCGCGCGAACATCGTCATCCCCAATCACAGCCACATCCCCCGCGTACATCGCCTCCTGGAGAGGTACTCGCCACAGGTGTCCGTACGAGTCCTGACGTCGCTGGCTGACGGCAACGCTTCCCTCGACGCCGTCGACGTGCTTCTGGACCAGCTCGATGCCGAGCCTGAAGAAGTCCGGCTGATCGCGGGCACGTCCGGATTTCGTATCGGATACCGGCTGCCTGATGGACAACGACTGGTCGCCAAGCACATACGCCCGCTGCGGCTGCCGGAGACTTGCACGAGGTGCCCTCTCAACAACAACACCACCGACTGCCAGGAGGGCTACTACGGCGTCCGGTTGTACCGCGACCCGGAGGGTGTGTTCCACGTCGGCGTGTGCATTCAGCGCATGGATCTCTGCCTACCCGTGGAAGAGTTCGTGGGCAGCGAGATATGCGCCGAGGTTCGCAAGGCCCGCGAGCAAGATCTGCATGAACTCCAGGCCCTGGCCGCGTAG
- a CDS encoding site-specific integrase codes for MQQTFFSADGWESWGLDDRPVIPEGMPVLVDDDLLFEDGGVPRPTVAVNRWLSELPSSGCPSPRSWRYYAQVLRGWLEHLAAHGFGPFEERTRLKAALSSYAVFRASGPLEQRIEATTWNQHMSILSGFYRWAVAEGVASAEPFTYKQAQTFYGDQVRERSVNLANRRTPKAHVTIKYLENDFAELFLRALAGLRPDGGEDKGFRGRETARNAAIGRLALSTGLRRQEFTYLLTTEVPPLPPASTALPIPFPVAAGITKGRKYRTTWIDYAALAEVHGYMDLFRPLSVEGSSWRPPARWGEPLVVTEADARGGRVNGKRTQWASLRPVERRRLVAPDGGSMLLAVRHDGGPFTAWPTVFARTSTRIRDRHEPRFPHVFAHRLRHSFAMRALELLVGGYYTQAAKLVRDTDADAALALYLSKADPLMVLRDLLGHSSVLVTETYLRRLDMTRIYKDAYDRAERLYDPIGREAVAHEADDEFDEDEES; via the coding sequence ATGCAACAGACATTCTTCTCGGCTGATGGCTGGGAGTCCTGGGGTCTCGATGACAGGCCGGTGATCCCCGAGGGCATGCCGGTGCTCGTCGATGACGACCTGCTGTTTGAGGATGGTGGGGTACCACGGCCGACCGTCGCTGTGAATCGGTGGCTGAGTGAGCTGCCGTCGAGTGGCTGCCCGTCACCGCGGTCGTGGCGGTACTACGCGCAGGTGTTGCGTGGGTGGTTGGAGCATCTTGCCGCCCACGGGTTCGGCCCGTTTGAGGAGCGGACCCGTCTGAAGGCGGCGCTGAGTTCGTACGCGGTGTTCCGGGCGAGCGGTCCGCTGGAACAGCGGATCGAGGCCACGACGTGGAACCAGCACATGAGCATCCTGTCCGGCTTCTACCGGTGGGCGGTGGCTGAAGGCGTCGCTTCGGCCGAGCCGTTCACCTACAAGCAGGCTCAGACGTTCTACGGCGATCAGGTACGCGAGCGGTCGGTGAACCTGGCGAACCGTCGTACCCCGAAGGCCCACGTGACGATCAAGTACCTGGAGAACGACTTCGCCGAGTTGTTCCTGCGTGCTCTGGCGGGGCTGCGGCCCGACGGAGGCGAGGACAAGGGCTTCCGCGGGAGGGAGACTGCCCGCAACGCGGCGATCGGTCGGCTGGCGTTGTCGACTGGCCTGCGCCGACAGGAGTTCACCTACTTGCTCACGACCGAGGTTCCGCCGCTTCCTCCCGCGTCGACGGCATTGCCGATCCCCTTCCCGGTAGCGGCCGGCATCACGAAGGGACGCAAGTACCGCACGACCTGGATCGACTATGCGGCGCTGGCCGAAGTGCACGGCTACATGGACCTGTTCCGGCCCCTCTCCGTCGAGGGTTCGTCGTGGCGTCCGCCTGCGCGATGGGGGGAGCCGCTGGTGGTTACCGAAGCGGATGCGCGAGGCGGGAGGGTCAATGGCAAGCGCACGCAGTGGGCTTCGCTGCGGCCGGTCGAGCGGCGGCGCCTGGTCGCCCCGGACGGAGGCAGCATGTTGCTGGCGGTCCGGCACGACGGCGGCCCGTTCACGGCCTGGCCCACCGTCTTCGCCCGCACTTCGACGCGGATCCGTGACCGGCACGAACCCCGGTTCCCTCACGTCTTTGCCCACCGGCTGCGTCACAGCTTCGCGATGCGCGCGTTGGAACTGCTGGTCGGCGGCTATTACACGCAGGCAGCGAAGCTCGTTCGCGACACGGATGCCGATGCCGCGCTGGCGCTCTACCTGAGCAAGGCCGATCCGCTGATGGTGCTGCGCGACCTGCTGGGGCACTCCAGTGTGCTCGTCACGGAAACATACCTCCGGCGCCTGGACATGACCCGCATCTACAAGGACGCCTACGACCGGGCGGAACGCCTCTACGATCCCATCGGCCGCGAGGCAGTCGCCCACGAGGCCGACGACGAGTTCGACGAAGACGAGGAGAGTTGA
- a CDS encoding site-specific integrase encodes MSTAEPRGSAFAGLALCPAVGFALPPGQAGPVFGQDVWDFSQVTGLPAYMKTADRILDFTPIRNPLWRVVAKEYVAALMLPGHERVRELPKAVRTRHTVQTCNLKLKETARWLNWLTSHGISRLGDVTEYHCTAYVAERARRLDKKGEVIGQQSPTMARAANVVIELAHYQELFSTDRYPVDLQPFGGRAASTVAGLRRTRNGENSTPVIPDEVLQPLLSAALYMVQILAPHILALRDQVRDLQQLAPSPEPRVRGVAVLEEVVRRRIAETRPLDRLPQGRITLRLSKGTFAPDDPLLQVSLDSLAREAGRSGFDYRHLPALRPVLLRALDAVGVEQPWGRDAVEVIRADEQGEIPWTVPIPEDQVRTLERQLRTACIIVTASVSGMRISEIAELAVGCRLTEEPVPGMVRYRLASKVIKGQPLGGTDDEWIVTEEVHHAVKVAEDLMGSEEPGTLLFGNFAFNLLYERFCRWVNGPSGQRLGLSPIPEHQVSLRMFRRTLAVALAYRPGGVLATKIALKHVSVATTEGYANRPGGAQSRLLAEVTAEEQQRNLDLVLAEYRKHQQGIRPSGPGARDLVMFFDSVDSSLHEQMAKAPHVVLNDQQIRTMLSKRASSLHLGVANYCWFTDPSRALCLKLAQTPNAKKPLIGMCDSTRCPQATHHACHRPVWAEQQTTTKVFLGNLGRGHRAERERLESDLARCEHVLAEIDSTAGNGA; translated from the coding sequence GTGAGCACCGCGGAGCCCCGGGGCTCCGCATTCGCCGGGCTCGCTCTCTGCCCGGCGGTCGGATTCGCGCTTCCTCCCGGGCAGGCCGGGCCCGTCTTCGGGCAGGACGTCTGGGACTTCAGTCAGGTCACTGGGCTCCCCGCCTATATGAAGACGGCTGATCGAATCCTGGACTTCACTCCGATCCGCAACCCGCTCTGGCGGGTGGTCGCCAAGGAGTACGTCGCGGCCCTGATGCTCCCGGGCCATGAGCGGGTCCGGGAACTCCCAAAAGCCGTCCGCACACGCCATACCGTGCAGACGTGCAACCTGAAGCTGAAGGAGACCGCTCGGTGGCTGAACTGGCTCACCAGCCACGGCATCTCCCGACTCGGAGACGTAACGGAGTACCACTGCACCGCCTACGTGGCGGAACGCGCGCGACGTCTCGACAAGAAGGGCGAGGTGATCGGACAGCAGAGCCCGACCATGGCCAGGGCCGCGAACGTTGTCATCGAACTGGCTCACTACCAGGAGCTCTTCAGTACCGACCGCTACCCAGTTGACCTGCAGCCCTTCGGCGGGCGAGCCGCGTCGACGGTCGCGGGCCTCCGCAGGACCAGAAACGGGGAGAACTCCACCCCCGTCATCCCCGACGAGGTCCTGCAGCCGTTGCTCAGTGCCGCGCTCTACATGGTGCAGATCCTCGCCCCGCACATCCTCGCGCTGCGTGACCAGGTCCGTGACCTTCAGCAGCTGGCCCCGAGTCCAGAACCACGCGTCCGAGGCGTGGCCGTACTGGAGGAAGTCGTACGCCGTCGGATCGCCGAGACCCGGCCCCTCGACCGGCTTCCGCAGGGACGTATCACCCTGCGTCTGTCCAAGGGCACGTTCGCGCCGGACGATCCACTCCTGCAAGTGTCACTCGACTCGCTCGCCCGTGAAGCGGGACGCTCCGGCTTCGACTACCGCCACCTACCGGCGCTGCGTCCCGTGCTCCTGCGGGCCCTGGACGCGGTGGGAGTCGAGCAGCCATGGGGCCGGGACGCTGTTGAGGTCATCCGGGCGGACGAACAGGGCGAGATCCCGTGGACGGTCCCGATTCCCGAAGATCAGGTCCGGACTCTGGAGCGTCAGCTGCGGACGGCATGCATCATCGTCACCGCGTCGGTCTCCGGGATGAGGATCAGCGAGATCGCCGAGCTTGCCGTGGGCTGCCGTCTGACCGAGGAGCCGGTCCCGGGCATGGTTCGCTATCGCCTGGCGAGCAAGGTGATCAAGGGACAGCCGCTGGGCGGCACGGATGACGAGTGGATCGTCACGGAAGAGGTCCACCACGCCGTCAAGGTCGCCGAGGATCTCATGGGCTCAGAGGAACCAGGAACCCTGTTGTTCGGGAACTTCGCCTTCAACCTGCTCTACGAACGGTTCTGTCGTTGGGTCAACGGCCCCAGTGGGCAAAGGCTCGGCCTGTCTCCGATCCCTGAGCACCAGGTCAGCCTGCGTATGTTCCGCAGGACGTTGGCCGTGGCCCTGGCCTACCGGCCCGGCGGAGTGCTCGCCACCAAGATCGCTTTGAAGCATGTGTCCGTGGCGACGACGGAGGGGTACGCGAATCGGCCCGGCGGCGCTCAGTCCCGGCTCCTGGCCGAGGTCACCGCGGAGGAACAGCAGCGCAACCTTGACCTGGTGCTTGCCGAATACCGTAAGCACCAACAGGGGATCCGGCCCTCCGGGCCAGGCGCGAGGGACCTCGTGATGTTCTTCGACTCGGTGGACAGCTCTCTGCACGAACAGATGGCGAAGGCCCCACACGTCGTGCTCAACGATCAGCAGATCCGCACCATGCTCTCCAAGCGGGCCTCGTCCCTCCACCTCGGCGTCGCCAACTACTGCTGGTTCACGGACCCGTCACGGGCACTCTGCCTGAAGCTCGCCCAGACTCCGAACGCCAAGAAGCCGCTGATCGGGATGTGCGACTCAACGCGCTGCCCGCAGGCCACCCACCACGCCTGCCATCGACCCGTCTGGGCCGAGCAACAGACAACCACCAAGGTCTTCCTGGGCAACCTCGGCCGCGGACACAGAGCCGAGCGTGAACGCCTGGAATCCGATCTTGCCCGCTGCGAGCACGTTCTCGCCGAAATCGATAGCACCGCCGGGAACGGAGCCTGA
- a CDS encoding tetratricopeptide repeat protein, translated as MHLDEGRRAAKDEDWVAAGNAFVQAAKQGSAEGARLATQVTVELLPLADGGSADAAVLLAGIYLEYFNESALPRAVHYARAAAEAGLPAGQRIYGHMLVRGLGIKPDRTRAAELFRAAAEGGDTYAIFNLAQLTIDPTESLRLLETAARKGIVAAGAILADRLSALDRDEEALGWYVWAAERGLTGAMKAAACWYRDGLGTTPDPVQAVRWFLVMLAHGDGDGIHEAIQMAKAGALDEAQIREAARLSGDPGTADALIGAASGRGRT; from the coding sequence ATGCATTTGGACGAGGGCCGCAGAGCAGCCAAGGACGAGGACTGGGTGGCCGCAGGGAACGCCTTCGTGCAGGCTGCAAAACAGGGCAGTGCGGAGGGTGCCAGGCTTGCAACTCAAGTAACAGTCGAGCTCCTTCCATTGGCAGATGGCGGATCAGCGGACGCCGCCGTGTTGCTTGCCGGGATCTATCTGGAGTACTTCAATGAATCGGCCCTCCCCAGGGCCGTGCACTATGCCCGTGCAGCGGCCGAGGCCGGGCTCCCTGCAGGACAACGCATCTATGGACACATGCTGGTAAGGGGGCTCGGTATCAAACCGGACCGCACGCGTGCCGCCGAGCTGTTCCGAGCTGCCGCCGAAGGCGGGGACACGTACGCCATATTCAACCTTGCCCAACTGACAATTGATCCCACCGAATCTCTGCGGCTTCTCGAGACGGCCGCACGCAAGGGGATCGTCGCTGCTGGTGCCATCCTCGCCGACCGACTGTCGGCGCTGGACCGGGACGAGGAGGCTCTGGGCTGGTACGTCTGGGCGGCCGAGCGCGGACTGACCGGGGCGATGAAGGCCGCCGCCTGCTGGTACCGCGACGGCCTCGGCACCACTCCGGATCCGGTACAGGCAGTGCGCTGGTTCCTCGTCATGCTCGCGCACGGCGACGGAGACGGCATTCACGAGGCGATACAGATGGCGAAGGCCGGGGCCCTGGACGAGGCACAGATCCGCGAAGCTGCACGGCTCTCCGGCGATCCTGGGACAGCGGATGCCCTGATCGGTGCAGCTTCGGGCCGCGGTCGTACCTGA
- a CDS encoding penicillin-binding transpeptidase domain-containing protein: MPSLIKRSLVVPWLLVLLAGCAGGTDSPTESKVKPSSGNTPGGYGDILVAGRPVTGSKPSGNKKIPYQRTYTEGALYAPVTGYRSLAFGAAGLESIYEDTLTHRKGDVETTIDPEVQKAAFEALGERRGAAVALNARTGALLAVVSTPSYDPAAFSGNFPKDQDAWRKAGDDKNRPMLNRALLEATAPGETFDIVIAAAALDHGLYDTVDEPTRGGSGECANATIREALARSCNENIAKLGTELGEEKLRDTAGAFGFGDDELLVPNRVTESRYGSYGNGDITVTPLQLARVTAALANRGLLKGPHLVAEDEEGLVTQSVPAATAGLLLPAVRGKKEWAPTDAGDGTPSSWSLTYARTEKGDTVALAVRVATSDAATAAHVTAAMAEALS; the protein is encoded by the coding sequence ATGCCGTCGCTCATCAAGCGTTCCCTTGTCGTGCCCTGGCTCCTCGTGCTGCTGGCCGGTTGTGCTGGTGGCACGGACTCGCCCACCGAGAGCAAGGTGAAGCCGAGTTCGGGTAACACCCCTGGCGGGTACGGCGACATTCTCGTCGCCGGCAGGCCCGTCACAGGGTCCAAGCCGAGCGGGAACAAGAAGATTCCATATCAACGCACCTACACAGAAGGCGCGTTGTATGCACCCGTGACCGGCTATCGGTCGCTCGCCTTCGGCGCCGCGGGGCTGGAGTCCATCTACGAGGACACCTTGACCCACCGCAAGGGCGACGTAGAAACCACCATTGATCCGGAGGTGCAGAAGGCAGCCTTCGAGGCGCTCGGTGAGCGGCGTGGGGCGGCGGTCGCGCTGAATGCCAGGACAGGGGCACTGCTGGCTGTCGTGAGCACGCCTTCCTACGACCCGGCGGCGTTCAGCGGCAACTTTCCCAAGGACCAAGATGCCTGGCGGAAGGCGGGCGACGACAAGAACAGGCCCATGCTCAACCGGGCACTGCTTGAGGCGACCGCGCCCGGCGAGACCTTCGACATCGTGATAGCCGCGGCGGCTCTGGACCACGGCCTGTACGACACGGTGGACGAGCCCACGCGTGGCGGCTCGGGTGAGTGCGCGAACGCCACCATCCGTGAGGCCCTGGCCAGGTCCTGCAACGAGAACATCGCAAAGCTGGGCACGGAACTGGGCGAGGAAAAACTTCGCGATACCGCAGGCGCGTTCGGCTTCGGCGATGACGAGCTTTTGGTCCCGAACCGGGTTACAGAGAGCAGGTACGGGAGCTACGGCAACGGGGACATCACCGTCACCCCGCTCCAACTGGCCAGGGTGACGGCGGCCCTCGCCAACCGCGGCCTGCTGAAGGGCCCGCACCTGGTTGCCGAGGACGAGGAGGGGCTGGTCACGCAGAGTGTCCCGGCAGCCACGGCGGGCCTGCTGCTCCCCGCGGTGCGGGGGAAGAAGGAATGGGCGCCGACCGACGCCGGTGACGGAACCCCATCCTCCTGGTCCCTCACCTATGCCCGGACCGAGAAGGGCGACACCGTCGCACTCGCGGTCCGCGTGGCAACCTCGGACGCAGCCACGGCCGCCCATGTCACGGCGGCGATGGCCGAGGCGCTTTCCTGA